The genomic stretch taaaggcacTCGCCACCAAACCTGGAGACATGTTTTCCGTCCCTAGGGTTCAAATGGTCGTTCTCTGACCTTGGCATGCATACCCACATGTGAGTACAGTCTGCGCCATGTGTGTacccagtgcccatggaggccagaagagggcacctaaTCCCGACAGTAGAGTTAGAGATGgatgtgagcagccatgtgggtgctgggttccAGCTTGGGTCTTTTGGGAAAGCAGCATGTGCTTTTCCACTTTTTCCTCCATCTTagttagccactgagccattcctccagcccgttttttaaacaattaaaaaacaagcCCACAACAGTAACAAAAGCCATACACACTGTATCTTCTAATGttctttctctaaataaaaacatctacagatttttttttatataaagttgGTAGTTATAACTAAACCTCCCCATGTTTTAGCTTAAAAATACTACCTTGGAATAGGAGTATTTCATTCTTGAATATACATTCAGTATGCTCACTCAGActaactaaaattaattttttaaaattctagatctaaaatttatttgtttcctAGTTGTTGAGTTAGTTAGGGCCTTACTATATAATAGAAGcataccttgaactcactgtgtgccagctgccctggaacttgaaaTTCCCCTGATACATGCCTCCAAACCTGAGTCTAAGCTTTGATGTGTGTATATAACTTAGAAATAGGTGAGTCTAATACCGTGAGACATAAAACAACAGCATCCCTCTGAGACACCCATTTACATGACTCGGCATGTTCTTCCTTAAACACAGGCTTCCAGAGTAAGAATGAGCTGCAAAAGTATTAAATAGCACAAACCAGTGTGCGtgaccccagcatttggggggcTAAAGTCACTGGCAGCCTCAGCTGTCCCTCCCCACAAGAGAATTAAACGCAGAAAGCAAACAGTGGATTTGTTGTGAGTCCAGATGAAGAGATCACGTTGATAGCGCACATGCCTGGCATGATGGGGCCACAGCATATcagtaaaggaaaaagaagttTGCTTTTGGAAGTGGCTGGACAGGATGCTAAGAGATGCAGGTGGGATGTGGAGCCAAGGAAGCGGTGACTGAGAAGGGAGAGGCACTGAGGCCGGCGACACTTCCTCTTCTTGGTAGTCTTTCTGCTGTCTTTTCTTCTGCCATCCCTCATATCCTCCTGTATATAGTTTTCCATGTTTTAATTGTGTAAAAAAATGATCCATTTCCTCTCCTTGCTTACCCCTCCCCCTACCTGATCCTTCTCGCTTGCTTCCTTATTGTCAGGTTGGTATGTTCTCTCAAACCTTAGGACTGTCTGCAGATACATACACCCCGCCTTTTCTCCTTCcagagaaaatacatattttcccTTCTAACTTTCGCTGTAATGGTATTTAGTCTCATTCCTTTGGTGTGTGACCAAATGCCTAGTAAGAAACAGCTTAGAGGAGGGTGGGCTTGTTTGGGCTTGGAGTTTTGAGGGTCCAGTCTTGGGCATCAGGGGTAAGAGGCCGCTTATATGTCTGCAGTTAGGAAGGAAAAGGTGTGATCAGACCATAAAACCTCAAGTCCTCGCTTACCCTATTACCTACTTCAACAagtctccacctccctaaagCTTCCAGAACATTCCTAAACAGCTCTACCCTCTGGGGGCTCAGTGCTCAAACACATGGAACTTAGAGGGACATTTTACACTCAGACCACAGCAGGTCTGATCCTGAGACGTGACAGAATGGTGACTCGGAGCCCCACGTCTTGGATAGTTGGGATGTCATTTTGAATGCTACTCAGTTCTACAGGTTGTGTGCGCTGGGGTCCCCTCTGCTGGCCCTCACATCACAGTTATGCCTTTTCTTTAAGCAGCTTAGTTGCTACATTGTCCTACCTCTCTAGCTTCTCTTTCCTGCCAAGAAGTGAATATTAACAGGGAATGCTGCTGCTGATAACGGTTGTTAGGTCCACTTCTGAGTTTTTGTTTATTGGTTCACGATATTAGGATTGAGCCCAGGCCTCGCACGTGCTAGCATACGGTACCACTGAACTCATCCTCCGCCATCAGTGTACTGTTGACaggggtttctgtcttgcccggtcccaaagaaacacacagagatctacattagttataaaactggttggcctattagttcaggcatcttattaaataactcttacatcttagcctataattcttgtctgtgttagccgtgtgacttggtgccttttatcagtgaggcatttccatcttgcttcctctacagtaataactgtagactgagcctctcctcttcccagaattctcctgttctagtcACCCTGCCTGTagttcctgcctgcctgcttagAAAAGTGCACCCCTTCCTTTACACGGGTATAGTCCATGCCATGTGTACATGACCAGTAGACTGAAGTACAGCTCGGATTTTAGCTCCACTGCCTGCTTGGCTACTTACACAGCACATCCCAGTGCGCCTCTGAGAAGCAGGAAGGAGTCTAGGAGCCAGAGGATGGTGCACAAGGAAACGGGAAAGCCTAGGGAGCAGCCGTCCAGTTGGTCTTTAaggtctcccctcccctcccctcccctcccctctcctctcttctgtgtTACTCAAGTGAACTCAAGGTTCTTATAATTCCTGCCTCCCCCACTTTTTTGACTATACAAAAATAATTATTCACTCTCTTAGAAGTTTACAAGTTCTTACTCAGCCCTCCCTATCTTGACCTTCCTTTGCTGGCTTGACCGCAGTCAGGTTGGTAAGCCCTCTCAGATCTTAGGTACATCTGTGGTGATGTCTACACGTATGGAGGGAAATGAATGGTAattattttctgtctgtctttactTGTATGGTATTCAGTCTGATTCTTTTGTGTGTTGTTAGCCTAGATGCGTGAGAAACACACTCAGCAGCATCTTACTTCCATACTGTCTCTtctagtatattttaaaagttcatcttCATGTCTTTAGCCTTAAAGTCCTAtttccaaaagagaaagagagagagagagagagagagagagagagagagagagagagagagagagagatctagtaGACTAGATAATACTATGATCAaagcttgttttaatttttggtggCGTGATGAGGGCTCACGTGATAGCTCGGGCCTGTGAAGCACCGGGTCTTGTGTTTGGTCCCCAGAAGCTACCCTTATAGTGGTAGCACTGAGGAGGGAACGACAGGAGCCCTGGCGCTTGTCGGTCAGGCCGTCTAGCCTAAAGGTGAGCTCCAGACCTCGAAGGAGCTAGTGTTCTGGGGATGTCGCTCAGAGTTATTCTCTGGCCTCAGTACTTgggcacacactcatgcatgcacctATACACGTGTGTActagcacacatacaaacatgtacacagacgTTTTTAAAATAGGAATGATAAGCTTTAGAGAAAGAAATTCAGTGTTTTCCTGTCCTGGTTTTGACTCAGTAGTCACCCTCAGTATTCCTGGGGCATTGACTCTAGGATCTGGGAGATAAGTTGCTCCCTTTCGTTACATAAAGTGACATGCATGATATTTGCATGTAATCCTCACACACACTCCTGCCTGTACCCACTTAGTGTAAATGCCGTCTAAATAGTTGTTATAACAAGAACGGAACATATGCGTCTTTATACAGATGCAACTTCCAAGTATTTCCTTTAGTTGTTCATTAAATCTATTGGCTCCCAACATGGCTtactttttggtggtggtgttgttgtcttatatttttgagacggggtctctggCACACAGTATACATCAGGCTTGCCCTGAACTTGCACTTAGGCTCTGACCTTgtcatcctgagtgctggggtttggGATCACAGGTGTAGTGTGGAGTGATGGCTTGATGTCTGTCGTAGGATGCCGAGGAAGACCCTGAGAGAACACATCAGATGGCTTTGCTCAGAAAGCTCTGTCTGCCCATGCTGTGCTTTCTGCTTCATACCATACTGCACAGCACCGGTCAGTACCAGGAGTGTCTGCAGCTGGCCGACATGGTGTCCTCGGACCGCCACAAACTTTACCTGGTGAGTGCTGGGCCGGCTGCAGGTTTCTGTTTTACCTGTTGATATGCTTGCACAATGACGTttggaaatataaaagaaatgttcCAGTTTTggtatgctttttaaaaactgtctctATACATGAATGGAAGTATATATATTCTGTACATGAATGGAAGTTATATTCTATACATGAATGGAAGTATGTATTCTATGCATGAATGGAAGTATATATTCTGTACATGGATGGAAGTATGTATTCTATGCATGAATggaagtatatattctatacatgGATGGAAGTATGTATTCTATGCATGAATGGAAGTACATATTCTGTACATGGATGGAAGCATATATTCTATATATGGATGGAAGCATATATTCTGTACATGGATGGAAGCATATATTCTATATATGGATGGAAGCATATATTCTGTACATGGATGGAAGCATATATTCTGTACATGGATggaagtatatattctatacataGATggaagtatatattctatacatgGATGGAAATATATATTCTGTACATGGATGGGAGTATGTATTCTGTCCTGTAAACCAGCACGAGGTCTCTGAGCCACACAGATCTTCAAGGAAAATTTCTTCTTAAGGTTgattaggtttttaaaaagttgatattctcatttttgatttttttttcatgtcaggTATTTTCTAAGGAAGAACTAAGGAAACTGCTGCAGAAGTTAAGAGAATCCTCTCTGATGCTTCTAGATCAGGGGCTTGACCCGCTCGGATATGAAGCTCAGTCATAACTCATCCACTCTCTCTGATGCCCATGACGGGGCTgcttggttgtttggtttttgtatttGTAATTATGGGTTTTTCCTTTGGTATTATGggggaaaatgtaaaatttagtttttttaattttgtattatgttagtatttctttaagtatttttaatgaaattatacaaaataaatttttgttctaCAAATACTAGTTTTCtcttatgtaataaataaattaatattttattattttttataatcatAAATTCCTGggatattaaaatttaaagagaatagAGAATAAAAAATAGGTTTATTTTATGCAAGGTAAGTAATTTCTCATTTATcaacaaatttaatatttttctgaataataaAGTTAAGATGAATCTAGCAAGAGTATTTtaaaatggagctggagagatggctcagcagttaagagcactggctgctcttccaaaggaccaggatTCATTTCCCAGCATACATAgagtgcctcacaaccatctataattccagttccagaagatctcatgccctcttttggcctctgtgggcaccaggcacacacgtgatgAATAGAGATACATTTAATCCAAAAatccacatgaaaataaaaattagcctAGCACCCACATGAGCCGAGAAACAGTCACTTGTAACTTCATCTTCAAATGGTCTGACCCTGCTGGCAAGAGCGCCTGCACTTAATGTGTGCATACGCGCacaacatgattaaaaataaatatttttaacctAGAAAGGGGTTATAGAGTAGTGTTGTTTAGCAAATACTAGTTTTCTTAGGTGTGATCCTTGAAGTTGTGGTAATGGAGGGAAGTGCCCTCACTCGTCCTCAGGAGATGCACACTGAAATATTTAGGGTTGAAAGTCATAAAATCTGTACTTTGCTGAAATAGTTcagctttaaaattaaaatctacacAGTAAAAGCAACGTGGTAAAATAGGAGCAGTCTAAAGGACAAAGGAATGTTTATCATACTAATCTTCAACTTCCCCTCCAAGAGAAAAGGtttacatggtgctggaaaaactaTAGCAGAAGAACCAAGTATGCATGCAGGTCATTACAGAACTCAGTCCAGGCAAAAGGGAtcggaatgcatgatgtgaaatctatAGAGAACCAGTAAcagctgagaaaaagaaaagagtgaatatagattttcatttccaaataataatacaaaacttAAAAGTCCTCTCCAGCACCAGACCTTTGAAGTTGGACTTCATACTTGCTGCTGGAATAAGCCGCTaccctgcagaccaggctggcctcaaactcacaaatccacctgcctctgcctcccgatcctgggattaaaggtgtgcgccaccaccgcctgcttTATAATAAGCCTCTTAGCAGTACAAAATAATTATCTTGGACCAAGATTTGCTTtttaggtttacaaaaaatttgTGGGTGAAAGATGTAGCATCTGTCTGTGGTTTAAAAGTTTTCgaggtgccgggcagtggtggtgcacagacggatctctgagttcgaggccagcctggtctacaagagctagttccaaacaggctccgaagctatagagaaaccctatctcgaaaaaaaaacctaaaaataaaaaggttttcgAGGCAAATAagccaaaatattttcaaacgTACATTCTAATTATATGACAGCTATACTGCCTCTCCGCTCTTCCGTGTATTTACACCTTTAAAGTTACTTTAAAATGCGCTTTCGTGTGAAATGCTTTTCCCTCTGCAGAGAATTAAAATCGTCCAGCACCCATGGTGTGTGAACTTGGCTGGGGTCTGCGCCGCCGGGTCTACCAGCTCGAGAGACGCTGTCTGCAAGTCGGGTGACCTGCCACAGATGTTACTCatccccttccctccctgcaCACCAGAGGCAAGAGCGGGCAGCGCTCGGCGCCCACTGCGCCTGCGCGGCGGAAGTGCGAGCGGGGTCACGTGGCCGCTCGGGGCGGGGCCGGCAGGAGCTGAGGCTGCCGGGGACCTCCTGGCGCACGCGTGTCTCCGGCCGGACCGGGAGGTGGGCGGCTGCGGCACGCGGCGGTGGAGGGCCCGGGCGCCCCGCGGGGAGGCTGGACAGCCCGGGCTTGGCCGAGGGTGCTGCTCCACCGCCGGCCGGCACCATGGCATCGCTGGCCGACCGGGTCCGAGGCAACGGGCGCATCGCCGCCGGGCTCCTGTTCAACTTGCTGGTGTCCATCTGCATCGTATTCCTCAACAAATGGATCTATGTACACCACGGCTTCCCCAATATGAGCCTGACCCTGGTGCACTTCGTGGTCACCTGGCTGGGCTTATACATCTGCCAGAAACTGGACATCTTTGCTCCCAAAAGTCTGCCTCTCTCCAAGCTCCTCCTCCTGGCCCTCAGCTTCTGTGGCTTTGTGGTCTTCACCAACCTTTCTCTGCAAAACAACACTATAGGCACCTATCAGCTGGCCAAGGCCATGACCACGCCGGTGATCATAGCCATCCAGACCTTCTGGTACCAAAAGAGCTTCTCCGTCAGAATACAGCTCACGATGGTGAGTAGCTGCGCGAGCGCCCTGGCCACCTACCTCGTCTTGCTTCCCGGGAAAATTGAAGGCTTATAAGCCTGGCGCTCTGGACTCATTCCCATCCTCTTGACTCCACACGAGTCTATAAGATAGTGACTGCGTGGCCCATTTTAGAGAGGAGTGAAGTGGAAAAAGCCATTTGGCACTCCTCTGGCTCTTAGTAAAAGGGTGTGTTCCTGTGGGTTAGAACTTACTATATGATGGGAATCTTTAAATGGTGAGGGGAGAAAGCTGCCTTAGATGGTACAGTTCAGTGTCAGGATATCTGCGAAAGCTTaacttgaaaaggaaaagaaaaagtccttCTACCCACGGGGAGTCAAGCCACGTATGATAACCACGAAATAGTGTAGCATAAACTATCTCAGGATATGCCTTCAGCGGCATACTGCTGGGATGCCTGTACCTTTAAATAAAAGTCATTAAAATGATGTTAGCGGTTAGTAGTTCTTAGTATTTTAGGTCTTGATGCTTTCCTTCTTACATGTGTATGCTCATGTAAGTACTAGTTTGGTGGTCCATTTACGTCCCTGGAAATGCATATAGTATTTCCCTAGAAAGCACGGTGCATGGATTCATGATTTTCTCCCAGATGTAGAGTTGTATGTGAATGTCTGCAGAGAAATTACTCTAATTTACATGGGATTGGCAGTTTTCCCAACAAAGAAAACATGCAGTTCAGTGTTCCCAGTGATGTGTTTTGTAAGACACTGTTCTTGAATTTAATCTCAACAGCatttgcctctttttctttgcagATCCCTATAACTGTAGGTGTAATCCTAAACTCTTACTACGACGTGAAATTCCACGCCCTTGGCATGGTGTTTGCTGCCCTCGGGGTGTTAGTCACGTCCCTCTATCAAGTGGTTggtaatgtttttttctttatgtgccTTATTAGCAGatttcttaaattttgaagttGTATCCCCAGGTTAGAAAATACAGTGCAGAGACAATAAACTGTTGGGAAGAAAGCATAATTGATCAATTGTCTTAACTCCTggtgaagaggagacagaaactaGGGTGTGTGCTATCTAATTGTAAGTGTGCAATACCCATGCTTAACCATCAGAGTTTGGGacaatttttttgttattgtcattTTACTTTTTCCAAGGAAGTGTTTACAAAAGCAGTAAGGCTCTGCTTCATAAGTTTGTTGGTTATATTTGTCATTGCTCTTAAGAAATGCATACATTTGCAAACATTTGGACATGAAAAAATCAggtgtaaatattttaaactcaaaAGAAGTGTGGGTGTTGCAACTCTGATTGGCTTTTAATCATTTGTCTGGTCAATAGAGTGGTTTCTAGGTTTTTAACTTCTTGTACAAACACAGTGCCTTGTCTGTAGCCAGGATGTGGTTAAATTTTTTTCATGGATTCACTTCATTACCATAAATTCCCAACAAACTGGGTTTTGTGTCCTGTTTAGTGGGGAGAAATAGCAGGGAGTAGGGAACAGTGAAACAGTGTTCTCTATGCTGAAAACCTCGGTCTGGAAATTCAGGGTGTGCCTGCATGGGGAATCAAAGCCAAAATGTAACCAGTGTTACCTCTGTCACAAGTATCCACAGGTGATAAAGGAAGGCATTCTAGTTAGCAATGTCTGTTCAGTACTCCAGCCTAGCACCCAGCTCTTTGATGGTAGTGATTGTCCCAGAAACATTGTTACAGAAAATACTATCCCTGGAGGCAGGGCGCTGAGGACTGGACCAGGCCTCCTTCACTCTAAGCAGTCACTGTACACTGAGCTAAAAGTCACCCAGCGGCTAACAGTTTCAACAACTACTACTGCTAATGAGACTTCTAGGGTGGTGGTcctggggctcgaacccaggacctcttACACACTACACTCAGCCTCATCCCCAGCtctcttcacttttattttttacacttattttgtttgtatgcatgagtacacatgtgtgcatgtacatgccaGTCACTATGTGCATATtgagatcagagggcaacttgcagaggccagagtctAACACAGGAGTCCCTAGGATTGAACTTTGGTAGTCAGGTTTAGCAGCAggaacctttacctgctgagtcatctcctttttcttctttttactttttgttggagctgattttttgttcttgtttttttgttttgtcattgttttaAGACAGTACTGTATTGCTCTGGCTAAGCTGGAACTCAATGTGATCCGCCtgccttccaaagtgctgggattaatggcatgtgccattATGCCTGGCCTCCCGTCTTACTTTTTAGGAAAGAACTAAGAATGTGTTTCCATACCCAGTCTACTTGTTAAATATTAGAGTTCCTTTTACTCCTTATACATAATTCCAGTTCACAACactcactgtttttgtttttgttgttgttgttgttttgtggccATTTTATTCCTGAAGGAACAAAATGGCCATTTTTGCTTCAGACTTGCTGTAGATTAGAATCAAAAGGTCGGTAGCCCCGAGGCTCGCAAGGAGGTTGATGGAGTGGCTAAAGACACAGGCAAAGCTTCTGTACAGTAAAGAGCAGGTACGATGTCAGAGTAGGcagaccccagcagcacagagaaCTCCCTTCAAACAGTTCGGCTGcctgttgtttccttttttttttttttttttttttttttttttaaagatttatttatttattatgtttacagtattgtgtctgcctgcagaccagaagagagaaccagatctcattacagatggctgtgagccaccatgtggttgctgggaattgaactcaggacctttggaagagcaggcagtgctcttaaccactgagccatctctccagcccctgcctgttGTTTCCTATTTGGTTTCCAAGCTGTTCTGTTGCCGGAAGGAGCATCTTCAGCTCATAGCTGGAGAAACAGTAGGCTTATTGGTTTGACAGACATTTCCTTTATGCTCACCCCGAGGACAGAATGAAGAAAGGCAACGGTAACCCTGCCCTTCAAGATACATATACAGAGGACAGTCCATAACCAgccccaggcccaggaaggtcCTGCCGAGGCAGAAACGGCAGTTGCACGTGGGATGGCAAGGCTAGACTAGAGAGAAGGTTAAGTTGGAGGCACAGACGTTTGCTTGGCAGTGAAATGTTGAGATCTGTTCTTTAATATGTGTGGAGGCGCAGAGTGTTTGGGGGAACTTGTGTTTAGTGAGGCTAGACTGTAGGTGTGTTGTGGGGGGTGATGCTGAGTGGGTGGCAAAGTCTTGCTGTCACTCAGAGGAAATGACTCTATCCTGCAGACTCCAGCAAAAATTGGGAGAGGTGTTGCCGAGCCTTTATAGTTAAGAAAAATGACTCTAATGGCAATGGAGGGTGCAGGGAAAAAGGACAGTGTGAAGAACCTGGGACCCTACTGGCTAGAAACCAGGACTTCTAAGGAGCTGGGTCTCTGGGGGAGAGGAGACCATTAGGGATGGAGGCAGCACTCAGGTAGCTTATTTATAGACAGGAGGAGCTTGGTCTTAAACATGGCCCTGcagagcccagcagtggtggtgcacacctttaatcccagcagaggcagaggcaggcagatctcttgagttcaaggccagcctggtctacagaacaagaaTAGAGGGACTACTGCTTTCCCGTCTAAGGTATCAAGAAGTCAGTAGATCATTGCATACCGGGTTCACAGAGCTCCTGTATCTGAGGTGCTGTCTCCCCACTCTTTAAAACCTTGCAGAATAATGAGGTGTGTCCTCTTTCCTAGCCTGACGCTGCGCGGCTTTGACTGAGCGATGCTTTTCTGTGCACCTGACTTGTCTTCTCTCCTGATTTTCAGTGGGTGGGCGCCAAGCAGCATGAATTGCAGGTGAATTCCATGCAGCTGCTGTACTACCAGGCTCCCATGTCTTCCGTCATGCTGCTGGTGGCTGTGCCTTTCTTTGAGCCAGTGTTTGGAGAGGGAGGAATATTTGGTCCCTGGTCAGTTTCTGCTTTGGTAAGTCCTGATTGTTTTGGTGCCTAAGAAATTGCAGAAGTCATTCCTTTCCTGAGGCAGGGTTTGGATTCCAGAGCACAGCCTCAGTTCTCACGGTTACTCTCTAAGGGAGCCAGGCGAGGTtattttcagatgaagaaacagaggcaCAGGAACATGAAAGGACTTCCCTCGACTAGGACAGCTGACCAATGCCCGGCTACCTCTCTGTCCATGCCAAACTAGAGTCCACACATAATTTGGGCCTTGAATTTTAATCTTATATTTTTACAACATGATTGTAGAAACAATGGCTATTTTGAATAAAGACTACATACTCATTGCATAGAtttcaaatatacataaaaataaatattaagaaagtaGAGCCCCCTGGAAACCTAAGATATCGCATTAGCAATTTTTTGGTTCTGATCTTTTGCCTTGAGAGTCATGTAGAACCTATTGTCTGGTTGCCCGGCGGCTATGTAGATCTCAAGACCCATTACCTGGGCTGGAAACTCTGTCCAATGCTCCCTCCTAGGTAACAGAGAAGCAGCCTGGCAGAGTGGGTGAGGAACACAAAGCCGTGTGATCCTGGCCATTCACTCTACCCTCCTGTGTTGTCCGTCTGCCCCCTGATCATTTGTGGGAAACTAAGCTTTGGTTctcctatttgtgtgtgtgtgtggggggtgcacATGGAGGCCGGAAGTTGACATTGGGCATCTTCCTCAGTTATGCTccacttttgtttttgtagcaagGTCTCTCTCtcgagccccagggatcctcctgtctccacctccccagtgttgggattacagacacagaCACTGCCAGCTTTTGTATGAGTTCAGTGTATCTAGACTCAGGCCTCCTCCTTGTAGAGGTACTTTATTCATCAAGTGAGCCATCTCCTCATGTTGTGATACTTCAAGTAATTTCTAAGTCCTTTTTGTACATACTGTGTTCCTCATAAGGCCTTGCTAAGAAATGTTTTTGATTTaagtaagaataaaaatgaacGATTCATCAGAATTTAATCTGCAAGTATTCATGTCCTGGTGTTAACAGTTGTGGTAGTAGTTGCTTACCTTTattttttgcattgtttttaatgaaaatttattgAAGCTGAGTTCAGTGATGTATGCCTGTATCTCAACCACTCAAAAACTGAAGCCAAAGGAatccttgtgtctttttttttttttttggtttttggtttttggagacagggtttctctgtgtaacagctcaagctgtcctggaactagttctgtagaccaggctgacctcaaactcacagagatctgccttcctctacctcccaagtgctgggattaaagacgtgtgccaccactgcctggcggaATTCTTATGTCTTATGTAGGTACCTTGGGCAATATAGGGAGACTTCTGTctggggggagaaaaagagagaacagaaaatatttcttccttaagtgaataagaaaaaaaaaaacctagaaattCACATTCAagactatttttttgttttgttttgttagcttctttgcttgctttttaaagatttattttatttagtctgAGTCTGTGTCTTTGGAGGCCAGTGGTTCacctcccctggagctggagttacaaggtgGTAAGCTaacagtgctgggaaccagacttgggtcctttggaggaaaaggaagcacactcttaagtgctgagctatctcctagccctccccccctttttttgtttgtttgcttttttgttgttggtttattctgctttttttgttgttgttttagataGCATCTCaaatagccaggctggcctcagattcactgtGTAATCAAAGCTgccttgatcttcctgcttctccttcccaaatgctgggattacaaggacCACAGATGTGCTCCAGACCCCAGGTCATCACTGCAGAGGTTCCCACTGTTATTggaaagtttgtttgtttggttagttttggcttactgagacagggtttctctgtagagatccacctgcctctacctcctgggtcctgggattaaaagtgtaccccaccactgcccagtaccAAGTTGATTTTctaaactcctttttttttttttcggtgcAGTGTTTGTTCGTCTATCTAGTGTGTTTTGAGACATGCTCTCAATATGTACCTCTAAACCACTGcccaaactcacagtgatcctcctgcctct from Chionomys nivalis chromosome 25, mChiNiv1.1, whole genome shotgun sequence encodes the following:
- the Slc35e3 gene encoding solute carrier family 35 member E3, translating into MASLADRVRGNGRIAAGLLFNLLVSICIVFLNKWIYVHHGFPNMSLTLVHFVVTWLGLYICQKLDIFAPKSLPLSKLLLLALSFCGFVVFTNLSLQNNTIGTYQLAKAMTTPVIIAIQTFWYQKSFSVRIQLTMIPITVGVILNSYYDVKFHALGMVFAALGVLVTSLYQVWVGAKQHELQVNSMQLLYYQAPMSSVMLLVAVPFFEPVFGEGGIFGPWSVSALLMVLLSGIIAFMVNLSIYWIIGNTSPVTYNMFGHFKFCITLCGGYVLFKDPLSANQGLGILCTLFGILAYTHFKLSEQEGSKSKLVQRP